ACCCCAAGACCGACACGGGAAAACGCGACCATCGCGATCAGCACACCAGCAGTGAGGTCACGCTGCCATGATTTACCAGTTGAGAAAAACAATGCCAGTCCACCCCACAGAATTGTCGCTGCCATTGTGTGCCCACTCGGGAAGCTATAGGGGCTAACAGCGACAGCATGCCATTCCTCTGGTGGTCGAGAGAGTCCAAACAGTGCCTCAAGGAACACAATCAAGCTGAGGCCACCAAAGACGATGGCGATGAATGCGACGGTGTTATCACTTGCAATCCGCGTCAGTTGTTCAGGGGAGCGGATATTCTGAACACGGGTGAAAAAGTCACCAAGATACAGCGAAGCAAGAACGGCTACAACGAGTAATAATTCGCCAGGAAGCGAGCCGAGAACAAAGATCCATTCGACAGACTCGGGGACAGCACCCCGAATTGATTCTGTTACGCCGAGATCACGATTCATTAGTTCATATCATTGTGTTTCTGGACGGTTAGACAACGCTGTACAGCGGAAATACGTTTGTGCTCATAAATAAACGTCCGTATTCGCTAATGAAATATAAATACCGGAGCAATGAAGCAGGTAGAACCCGAATATAAGAGCAATAGAGATTAATATGGTTTCGCGACGGCAAGTATTAGGAACAATTGGTGGAGCAGCACTGGTCGGGACAGCAGGCTGTGTTGATTTTGTCACTGGTGAGGGCCTATTCTATGAATCCGCACAGGCAACGGTTAGTGAAGAGGCGCTGAATGAGACCGGATACGCCGAAGACGAAATTGATTCTTTCGGCATTGATGAGTCAGTTGGTGCATTTGGCATATCCCGGACAGTGGAGATTACCAACTGGCAAGCCGAGTACGAACGGACAGTTGACATAGATGGCATAGATTCATTCTTCGAAGCAGGTAGTATTGATGAGATTACTGAAGCTCCATATTCGTTTGTGGCGGTAAGTACACCACAGGTGAGTGTATTCGGACAAGAGCTAAATCCGGTTGGAAATATGGATGCAGCAGAACTAATTGACAGAGTAGAGGGTCAATACGATGGGATCGCCAATATTGAGGAGCGTGAAGAAGTAGACGCAACGGTCCTTGATGAAAATACGACACTGACACGGTTCGAAGCAGAGGCCAGTGTTGCTGGAATTGAAGAATTCCCAATTATTATTGAGATTACAGAAGCAGTCGAATCGGAAGATGACCTAGTACTAACGGTTGCGACGTATCCTGACTTAGAAGAATTTGGAGAAAATCTGGTTGAGGACAATCCTGGAGCGGAAGAATCTGCAACGCTACGTGGCGGTGTTGAGCACCCACAGTGATACCTATCTGATTGTCATATTTGACGTGTCACCACAGCTGATCAAAATCCATCAGATTCATTAAATAAACTACCATACTGGAATATGTGATCCGTGATCGAGTCCGTCGAGCATATGAGCGACATCTTGAACGAACGATCACAGACCCTCCACAACATATTGCTGTGATTCAAGACGGGAACCGCCGATATGCCCGCAAAAAAGGTGCTGAACGGGAGACCAAAGGCCATCACAAAGGGGCCAAGACAACCGAGCAGCTACTGGATTGGTGTCAGGACTTTACTATTCAGGAGCTAACCTTGTATGCATTCTCAACAGAGAACTTCAATCGGCCACAAGAAGAACGCGAAGAACTGTTTGACCTCATCGAAGAGAAACTGTACGAGTTTGCTGAAAGCACGATGGTCCATGAAGAGCAAGTGAAAATCGTCGCGTTAGGTGAACGGAGTGAATTACCACAGCGTGTTCGGGCCGCAATCAGATATGCAGAAACCCAGACACAGGGCTACGATCAGTTTCGATTAAATGTGGCACTGGCATACGGCGGCCGATCAACGTTACTCGGAGCAACAAAACAAATTGCACGTGATGCAATTGAAGGCAACGTCGATCCAGAAGAAATCGATGTGGAAACAATCAAGGACCACCTGTATGAGGAGCCAATCCGGGATGTAGACCTGATTATCAGAACAGGTGGTGAAAAACGGACCAGTAACTTCCTGCCGTGGCATTCCAATGGCAACGAAGCCGCTGTCTACTTCTGTACACCATACTGGCCATCATTCTCTCGAAGTGACTTCTTACGAGGCCTCCGTACCTATGAGCACCGACAAGAGTCATTCCAGCAATCCAGAGTACAACGTGCCTTAGCGCTACTGCGAGAACTTGGATCAGCAGAGCTGGAAGAAGCACGAGAAATACTAAGCCGGACGAATACGGATGATCCAGAGTTACAGAGCGCAATTGAAAATAACTCTGGAGCAAAAGGCCGTTAGGCAGTGGAGATTATGCGAAAAAGGTTATGACAGGGCAGACGGCGAGGACCACATGAAACACTGTCGATAGGTTGTTGTGAACTACCCCACCCTACTCGCTCACCGCTGACGCGGGTCGCTTCTTGAGGGTGGGGCTTCCTGTTTCCACGACGCGCTTTGCAGGAACAACCGCAGTTCCCGCAGGGAGCGCAGGCTCCACAGGCGTTGATTCGGAGTGTCCCATTCCTAGTTCAGAAAGACCGCGAAAAAGAACATTCAACGCGGCATTCAAATCTCTATCCGCTTCAAACCCACATGATGGACACGAATGTTCACGTATCCACAGTGGTTTATCTGTCTCCACACCACACTCTGCACACTCTTTGGTCGTCCCCCTTGGGTCAACCGCAACGAAGTGCGTTCCCTCTCGCTCACACTTGTATTCCAGTAGTTCGGTGAAGGTATTCCACGCCGCAGACGCCGTGTTGCGGCTGTTGCGCGGCGATTCCAGCATTCCTTTCACGTTGAGGTCTTCAACAGCCACAAGGTCATACTCCCGAGCGTAGTATGCCGAGAGTTTGTGCAGGAAATCACGCCGCTTACGCTTGATTTGCTGATGACACTCTGCTACTGTCTGGCGTTGTTTCTCCCAGTTGTTCGACCGATGTTCTTTGCGCGAGAGACTCCGTTGCTCCCGTTCCAAGCGGTCGCGCTCGTCCGAAAGGTCAAGTGAGCCAACTGCCACACCGTCCGTATCGTGGGCGTACTTCAGAATCCCCACGTCAATGCCAACCATGTCGTCAGTGTTAATCTCATCCAGTGACGGTTTCTCCGGTTTTTCTTTGTCGTCAACGGCGAGAGAAGCGTACCATTCTCCAGTGGGTTCTTTCTTGAGTGTGACTTCTTTGATTGTTTCATCGTCGGGGATGTCTCGGTGACACTCTATTGGAATATCCGCAAGTTTCGACAGTGAAAGGACAGTCTGGCCGTTCTTCTTGTCGAACTCGAAGCCAGACTGAACATACGTGAAACTGCGGAACTCTCTGGGAAGTTTCCAGTTGAGACTGCCGACGCTGTACCCTTTCTTTTTCAGTTCAGAGAGCGCTTTGATACTGTCTTCAATCCGCATGACAGCAGCTTGTGCGACCGTTGCGTACAGGTCGTTTAATTTATCCCACCAGTCTTTGAGGGCGGGAAGTTGGTCACGGACTTGTCGTACACGTTGATTGAGTGTTCCCGCCGATTCGGGAATTTTGTCAAACTCTCTGAGCGCGTGGTTGTAGAGTTGCCTACAGGTATCGCGGTGGTAATCCAACACCTCACGCTGTTGGTCAGTTGGTTTGAGTTGGAATCTGTAGGCGTAGTGCATTGGTTACTCGGTCGGTTCTGATGTACGGACGATTTTCACGTCTGCGCCGCGCCAGCGTTTTGGGACGAGGACGTGTGCGCCGTTGCCGGTGGGTTTCACCTCGCCGTCGATGACTTCGTGGCCTTCAATTTCGTGTCTATCCATCACCAGAGTTTAGACATTGTTTCAACATAAATCTGCCGGTTCGTGGGGCTGTGGGTTGAGTGGAGAACGTGTCTGAGGGACGAAGACGGCGGTGTATCCCCTCCCTACTGCGCTACTCGGCCTTCGGCCTGCTTGCTCCTTGAGGAAGGGGGCTTACCGCCTAAAATCAGCTAAAAAGAGAGCAATGAGCGGGCTATCAAATAAAGAAATCAGGTTTGCGAAAATTCGTGAACTTACTGACGTAAGAGTTCTGAGATACTTAGATTCTCGTCAGTCTGCTGTTGCTGATAGAATAGGTATATTAGAAATGCGAGAATGACAAGAAGGATGATGAGAACCGGAATCAGCATCCACGTCGAGAAGAATCCATCTTCTTCTTCCTCGTCAACTTCGTCAGTGTCGTCTTCTTCAACATCAGCAGTAATTGCGAACAGCGAGAAGTCTGGTACCTCGGTGCGAAGCGTAATTACATCATCTGTCTCCTCAGTTGCAGTGATCTCGAGTGTTTCCCACGTTCCGGCGGTGTCGTTGTATCGAACGACAGACAGATTGTCAACATCACCATTGACATCATCAACAGCATCAGTTGAGACATTCATCAGCGTGGAGCCGGATTGGTCAGTCGCAGCATCCGGAACGTCGAGTTGAGACGTAACAATAGTCTCATTGTCTCCATCAAATGGTTCACCAACCTCCGGTGGAGTCTGGTTTAACAGTGTCGTTGTAACAGCACCACTGATTTCACCTTGAACACGGAGTTCCTCAAGTGATGTTGCACCAGTAAATCCGTAAATGGTCTCATCAGCGTCTGAATCGTATGTTGGATCATTGTTTGTTTCGGCACGTTCTGCCGTCACGTTCTGTGAAATATTGACCAGATCACGAATATCATCTTCATCATCGAGTACGTCAGGGTTTGACAGAACTCGAAGTGACGCCGTGTCGTCATTGCCCTCGTATGTAGCCTCAATATCAACGACGCCTGATCCCACCCCTGTGACTGTTGTATCATCAACCGAAGCAATGTCGTCATCGGCACTGGTGATGGTTGCGTCATCAGTTACGTCGATATCTGTATCGTTACTGAGTTGTGCGGTCACGGTAGCTTCAGTTGTCCGGTCGACACGGATTTGATTAGCATCGAGTTCCAGTTCAATCTCCTCAACTGCAGCAACCACACTCACCGTCGCCTCTGCAGAATCGTTGGCTGATGCAACAGTAAATATTACATCGCCAATATCATCGACAGCGGTTTCGTATGTAAATGTATTAGAGAATGTATCACCAGCGCCAATCGTCACATTCTCTTCAGTAGCTTCGAGTTCATCATCAACAAGGAACTCAATATCCTGTGTTCCTTCAAGATCACCAGTGTTTTCAATTTCATAGTCAATCTCAATATCATCACCTTCGGTAACTTCGTCTGGTGAACCAGTGATGGAAACCTCAAAGTTCGGATCTGCTAAATCAAACGTGAGATTACGCTCAAATGTACCATCCTCGTAGTCAATCGGACTTTCTTCTGATGTAGGCCCATCTTCATCGCCAAATCTGAATGAAACCTCATCAGCATCATCGGCACTAAGCGTTAACTTGGATGCAAACGCTCCCTCATCCGCATAGAACCCATCTTCATCGACTGTAGTGCTGTTTGATTCCACAATACCGTCGTCATCAAGAGCAACAGCGTAGATTTCAGTCCCTTCTTCTAATGGTTCATCATCACCATCCAATGCTTGACCATAATAGCCCGTCGGCAGCCCCGGGCTACCATCAGGACGGTCTGCGGGTTGAATACTAGTTGTTCCGACGGCACCAGAGGAACCAGACCCGTCATTTGCCGAGGAAGCAGTTGACGCAGTACTGGTACTTTGAGTAGTTGAATCGAAGGATACACTGCCATCATTGACTGACGCAGTGGCTTCATCATTTGCAGTTCTAATTGTTACATTGTACGGAGTATCAACATTATCAACATTGAATTCTGCATTGATAGATGCATCTGGATCTAAGTCTTTGACCAACTGCTGGTCTGTAAAGTCATTATCAATGACTTCAAGTGTCACGATCTGAGTTCCGCTGGCATCTCCGTCGTTGTTAATTGCTGCTTCGATAGTGTCGCCGTTGTCGTTCACAATCCCATCAATATCATCGATGAAGAACTCAGCAACATCATTCTCAAGAACATCATTGAATCGTGCATCGGTGTTATACGAGGGATCATCAATAGTCCGCTCTCCAATTTCGTCATCAGCTTCTAACCAGTATGCTTCAAACTCAGCAATTGGTCGATCAGGCTGATTAATCACGCCAAAATCAGCGTCATAAACTGTGAGATCATCATCGTCGAAGTCAATACCACCAAGGTCATCGTTGATTGCTGCAGGAGTTTCATCTGGGTCAGAGATATTGTAGTTTGAGCCGACAAAATGCCAGCCTTCACTGATCGTTACCTCCTCATGGCCAGTCGAATCATCATCGAATTCAAGCCCAAGTCGGGCATCAGCATCGGCGTCAAAGTACCATCCTTCGTGTAGATCTACCGTCTCAGTTGTGTACTCATCGGTTGGGCCATTATCAGATGGCGTAACGTATGCATCTTCAGTCGGATCCCACTGGTAGCTTCCTGTCACGTTCTCTGTGTATAGGTCTGCATTCTGTGGTATCGAAACAGAGCTGAAGCCATTATCAGTGAGATTTCGCACTTCATGAACAATGCGGGTGCTTGTCGTCGCAACAGTCTCTACGTCATCAGAATTAGATTCATATAGCAGGTCAACAGACGCATCATCTGGATTACTCAGGTCATCAGGAAACACGCCCACATTGGTCGGATCAATTTCTGTATCAAATGTTCCGTCGGTGATATCATCATCGTTGATACTTGCAACTACGCTTTGTTCAATTGCAACATGATACTCGCCGTCAGTATTTGTAACACCATCAGCTGATACTGTGACAGTATCATCGTTAACAACGCCAATAAAATCAGCATCAATTTCGAATGACTCTACTTCAACATCCGTTGATGACTGTGTTTCTGTCGGAGATGGGGCAGTAATGTTGACTGCACCAGCAGCGGCAAACAAAACGAGCACTGTCACAACGAGAAGAACGCGAAATGGTCTATGAGCCTGTGTATCTATCATGGTAGATCGGAGCTGTATGCTCTGAAGGAATGATCGATCCAACTGGTTTGCCACCAACCGGCCACAACGACAAGATGTGCGCTGGGTCTACCCGCAATGAAACTACAATCTGTAACGGGCCAACTTCCGAATCAGGTATACTGGGAGATCGGAGAGTAGGAAAACCCGGATGGCAATCATAACTCGTCGATGGGAATCTCTGTGCCGAGAAACCAGACGGTAGCAAGCCGAATAATGCGGAGGGCAAAGCAGGTCGATCAAAGGCAGAGTACCCCAGAAGCGACGGTGTCATCAATCCTATAGTCATATGCCAACGAGTAACAAAAGCATAATGGTGAAGGCATACACCACAGAATGGTTGGAAGAAAAGACCATACAACCAAAATAAAGGCCACTTTGCGTGTCGCCTCCGGTCAGCACCCGAAACAACTGTTGAAACCAGCAGTATCGAGGATAGCGTGGCTATAGCGCCTTACTGCATTACTTTCTCCCACAGGATCAACGTTGGTGGCAAAACAAGGATTGCAGTCAGGAACGAGTACAGCACACTGATTGACATCAAGATCCCGAACTGGCCAAGAATTGGAATAATCGCCAAGATAAGTGCTGATGCACCACCAAGTGTAGTCAGCATACTACCAGTCAGTGCACCACCAGTACCACGAAGGGTTGTCATGAGTGCTTCGTAGCTATCATCTTCGTACTCATCGATAAACCGGTGGGTGATATGGACAGAATACGCCACTCCAACCCCGATTGTAATTGAGAGAATTGTTGCGGTCATTGCATTAAGTGGAATCCCAATCAGCGGCATTGTACCAACTAGTAGCACGACTGTCACGACAATCGGGACAAGGTTAGCCAGTCCGATGGAGGCATACCCTTCGAGGACGTGGTAGATGAACATTAAGAACAGTGCTGTGGCGATCAGCGCAATGATCAGTCCCAGTATCGCAGAGTCAAAGATCAGATCACCAATTTGCTGGTAAACGACAATCGTACCGGCCGGAGTTGCTTCATAGGGATAATCTGCGGCCATTGACTGGATGTCTTCGACGATTTCTTCGTCATCAGCATCGGCTTCAACATCATACTGGATCGTTGCATACCGATAATCGTCGGTGACATATTCGCGGGCATCATCACCGTACTCTGACGCAAAGAGATCATCAAGTAATGGGCGGACGTTTTCATCCGGAGCTCCAGAGTCCGTCGTATCACTTGCTTCAAGTTTGTTTGCAAACTCGGGATCATCATCAGCGTAGCTGTGCATAACATCAATGATGCTCTGTGAATCCGCCATTCCCTCGTCGTCAGTGATTATCGTAGAAGGCGGATTCTCTCCAACGCGGTGCAGTTGCTCAAGACTACCATCAGCGTGCATCGGTCCTTTGATATAGAGCTCAACTTGGTCGTCATCACCGGACGCAAAGGTGTCTTCGATATAGTTGATAATCTCCGTTGAAGAATACTCACCCGGTGTCATTGGATCAGGGAACTGATAGACATATGCCGGGAGATCCTCCGGTGGAAGGAAGTCATCATCGTCGAAGGTTGTATCAACCTGCACAGCTGCGATCCCACCACCGACGGTAATTAATCCAACAACGAGTAGCAATGCAATCGGAGCCTTGCGGCCGATGATTGCTCCTGCTGGCAGAATTTTGCCAAGCAGAGAATCTTCTGAACCAAGTGGCTGGGATCCAAATTCAGGAAGGTTGTATTGTTCCCGAAGGCGGTCAAGATAGACCTTCATTGCTGGGAAGAATATGCCAAAAATCAGGAACGTAAAGACCACGCCGAAGGCGGCAACCAATCCGAATTCAGCAATTGGCCCAAGATCACTGATTGCATTGGCACCGAATCCAATCATTGTTGTTCCGGCAACAATGAAAAACGCAACCAGAAGTTGGTCGGTTGCAGCATCCATACTCTGTCCAATATCTTGATCTTGCACTCGTTCTTCCCGATAGCGGTTAACAGCGTGAATGCCGAAGTCAACGCCAATTGCAAGTAACAATGGGGGAATCGCAATCATCATCTCAGAGAATGGGACACCAGCAAGGCCGGTGAATCCAAACGTCCAGATAATGACCATCGCAAGCGATGTAAGACCAAGTAGTAGATCAACCGGATCACGGTAGGCAACGATCAAAAACAGCAGGATAAGGACCACAACAACGGGGATTACAAGCCCAAGCGAATCGCCGATAATTGCATCGAACTCTTCATCGATTAACCCGTCAGAGAGCATCATGTACTCGCCAGGATAGGAATCGCTAACACGATCTGCGTACTGCTGGATTGTATCAGTATCGCCAGAGATATCCAGAATAGTCAGTGATGCTGCTGCGGATTGATCTTCAGGATTATAATCTTCATCAAGTAAGTCATCCAGTCCAGTTTCTTCAAGAAGTTCCTCGGTTTCTCGTTCAACTGTACTATCGGGAGCTGCCTGCAGGACATCGTGTTGCTCCTGTGGCGTTTCAGCGGCTGGATCAATTGACTGGGCAACACCAGGAGCAACACCGGTAACACCCTCAACATCAAGTCCAGGGTGATCATCGATTTGTGCAATGACACGAAGATTTCGCTCAAGTCCATCGGGCGTGAGTACATTCTCATCGCGATGGATCATCTGAAGGCTGTTTGTATCCTCGCCATAGGGGGCAGTAAACTGATCATCAATATTTTCGCCTGCATCATATGCATCAACACCTTCAGCGAATTCCTCAGTTCCTTCCTCTGCTTCAACATTGACAAGACCGACAGCAAAGACACCTGTCAGCGTGAGAAACAGGAGAATAATCAGTCCTGGATAGCGGACAATCAGCGTTCCAAGCCTATCAAGGATATCTTCAACAGTACTCATTGTATGGAAACGGCCGATGGATGCTTAGTGATCAGTACTACTGCCAAAGGGGGATTCATGATCCTCGGAGTGATGGGATTGCGTCAAAGTATCGAAGTGCAATTGCGCCACCACCAACGAGAAGGATACCAAAGATCAGGGCAATCTGGATCCAGTTTCGCTCTTCGGCAGTGACATCAACAGGGACAGTGTACACATCTGAGAGCTGTGTGTCACCATCGCTGTCCTCATACTGGAAGTCAACCTCCGCAGGATATGTCTTCTCAACAGCAGTGCTGGAAGCATCAATCGTGAACTCAACAGTTGCCGTTTCATTAGCAGCAAGACTGTCGATAAACGCTTGATCGTCATCACTACTCAGTGGATCTTCCGTGTAGAGCATCGCTTCAATATCTGTGACATCTTCATCAAGTTGGTTTGTCACTTCAAGCGTCAGGGTCTCACTGCCGTCGATTGGGACGCTGGCATCGATAATCTCGACATTAAACTCATCTCGTTCTGAATCAACATCCAGTGGAGCAAACAGCGGGGAAACTGTATATTGATCCCCATCGGTGTTTTCGTAATCTGTTTGTAATGAGAGGGCTCGTGGACCGGGTTCAGCGTCGCCGCTAACATCAACGCTTAGCGCAAATGATGTAGACTCACCAGCATCGAGCGTACCGATGTAGTAATTGTCTGTTTTGACTTCTACATTGTCGACATCTCCAACTGAGAAGTCCTCGATGTCGGTCTCTTCTGGTCGCAGAATGACATGAGATAGTTCCTCGTCACCGACATTCGTGATGTTCCCTGTAATAGTGCTGGATTCACCAACATACAGATCTGCTTCCTCAATATCAACTGTAAAGTCCTGTGATGGAAGTACATCAGCACCGACTGTTGCTGAGGCTGATTCACGGTCAAGACCATCATCAGTTTCGTATTCAACGGTTGCACGAACCGGTAAGTTGTCACTTGGCGCGTCACCATCAACCGTTATTGTGACATTGGCAGTGTGCGTGTCTCCTTCAGCCCACTCACCAATTTCGACTTCACTAGCTCCTTCTGGCAATTCAGCATCAGGAGATTGCGCCTGAAATCCAACAACCGCATCGGAAATGTCGCCATAATCCTGATTTGTCAGCTCAACTGGGACCGTTCGTGTTTCACCAACCCGGAGCGGATCACCACCGTAGTCAGCA
This portion of the Salinarchaeum sp. IM2453 genome encodes:
- the uppS gene encoding polyprenyl diphosphate synthase; the encoded protein is MEYVIRDRVRRAYERHLERTITDPPQHIAVIQDGNRRYARKKGAERETKGHHKGAKTTEQLLDWCQDFTIQELTLYAFSTENFNRPQEEREELFDLIEEKLYEFAESTMVHEEQVKIVALGERSELPQRVRAAIRYAETQTQGYDQFRLNVALAYGGRSTLLGATKQIARDAIEGNVDPEEIDVETIKDHLYEEPIRDVDLIIRTGGEKRTSNFLPWHSNGNEAAVYFCTPYWPSFSRSDFLRGLRTYEHRQESFQQSRVQRALALLRELGSAELEEAREILSRTNTDDPELQSAIENNSGAKGR
- a CDS encoding PGF-pre-PGF domain-containing protein; the encoded protein is MIDTQAHRPFRVLLVVTVLVLFAAAGAVNITAPSPTETQSSTDVEVESFEIDADFIGVVNDDTVTVSADGVTNTDGEYHVAIEQSVVASINDDDITDGTFDTEIDPTNVGVFPDDLSNPDDASVDLLYESNSDDVETVATTSTRIVHEVRNLTDNGFSSVSIPQNADLYTENVTGSYQWDPTEDAYVTPSDNGPTDEYTTETVDLHEGWYFDADADARLGLEFDDDSTGHEEVTISEGWHFVGSNYNISDPDETPAAINDDLGGIDFDDDDLTVYDADFGVINQPDRPIAEFEAYWLEADDEIGERTIDDPSYNTDARFNDVLENDVAEFFIDDIDGIVNDNGDTIEAAINNDGDASGTQIVTLEVIDNDFTDQQLVKDLDPDASINAEFNVDNVDTPYNVTIRTANDEATASVNDGSVSFDSTTQSTSTASTASSANDGSGSSGAVGTTSIQPADRPDGSPGLPTGYYGQALDGDDEPLEEGTEIYAVALDDDGIVESNSTTVDEDGFYADEGAFASKLTLSADDADEVSFRFGDEDGPTSEESPIDYEDGTFERNLTFDLADPNFEVSITGSPDEVTEGDDIEIDYEIENTGDLEGTQDIEFLVDDELEATEENVTIGAGDTFSNTFTYETAVDDIGDVIFTVASANDSAEATVSVVAAVEEIELELDANQIRVDRTTEATVTAQLSNDTDIDVTDDATITSADDDIASVDDTTVTGVGSGVVDIEATYEGNDDTASLRVLSNPDVLDDEDDIRDLVNISQNVTAERAETNNDPTYDSDADETIYGFTGATSLEELRVQGEISGAVTTTLLNQTPPEVGEPFDGDNETIVTSQLDVPDAATDQSGSTLMNVSTDAVDDVNGDVDNLSVVRYNDTAGTWETLEITATEETDDVITLRTEVPDFSLFAITADVEEDDTDEVDEEEEDGFFSTWMLIPVLIILLVILAFLIYLFYQQQQTDENLSISELLRQ
- a CDS encoding phosphatase PAP2 family protein gives rise to the protein MNRDLGVTESIRGAVPESVEWIFVLGSLPGELLLVVAVLASLYLGDFFTRVQNIRSPEQLTRIASDNTVAFIAIVFGGLSLIVFLEALFGLSRPPEEWHAVAVSPYSFPSGHTMAATILWGGLALFFSTGKSWQRDLTAGVLIAMVAFSRVGLGVHYLADVIAAILIGALYLGIARVLLWEQPKRSFAVALVFALAAVIFTAASSRSLIAFAGTVGAVVGWKIVELPSIRNRIAQFVVSIR
- a CDS encoding DUF2080 family transposase-associated protein, producing the protein MDRHEIEGHEVIDGEVKPTGNGAHVLVPKRWRGADVKIVRTSEPTE
- a CDS encoding RNA-guided endonuclease TnpB family protein; translation: MHYAYRFQLKPTDQQREVLDYHRDTCRQLYNHALREFDKIPESAGTLNQRVRQVRDQLPALKDWWDKLNDLYATVAQAAVMRIEDSIKALSELKKKGYSVGSLNWKLPREFRSFTYVQSGFEFDKKNGQTVLSLSKLADIPIECHRDIPDDETIKEVTLKKEPTGEWYASLAVDDKEKPEKPSLDEINTDDMVGIDVGILKYAHDTDGVAVGSLDLSDERDRLEREQRSLSRKEHRSNNWEKQRQTVAECHQQIKRKRRDFLHKLSAYYAREYDLVAVEDLNVKGMLESPRNSRNTASAAWNTFTELLEYKCEREGTHFVAVDPRGTTKECAECGVETDKPLWIREHSCPSCGFEADRDLNAALNVLFRGLSELGMGHSESTPVEPALPAGTAVVPAKRVVETGSPTLKKRPASAVSE
- a CDS encoding COG1361 S-layer family protein, with amino-acid sequence MRMTRWVVVGLFVLAIPALGAGTAAADETDEDFGAFVPEPQLDPGAEQTVTIDLQYRGEEATGVTNTVGNISAELSPDDPDELDVRTEQQYITSSISSNSTVSTSFTVVADDSLRFADERNDDTTVDTTMTVYYEEGQSTDVDVTLQVEEQAYFTGDADGEIQIGEPGTIDYELENVGYESASDVTVDIEPAISGVDVLAPTERSLDELADGESDDFSVDLEVTDETLAGDVPLRTSVEFKDENGVTQQSRELITTVPIDDDQQFDADIDASTLRYGETGTVDIDVENTGDSISDATVQVQSLSSAVTITGGQDEEYIGDWSSDEEHSVSVSGTTDDGTPIDDATFAVTVDYRDDGADRTSRAVISGVSVDSEQRFSADYGGDPLRVGETRTVPVELTNQDYGDISDAVVGFQAQSPDAELPEGASEVEIGEWAEGDTHTANVTITVDGDAPSDNLPVRATVEYETDDGLDRESASATVGADVLPSQDFTVDIEEADLYVGESSTITGNITNVGDEELSHVILRPEETDIEDFSVGDVDNVEVKTDNYYIGTLDAGESTSFALSVDVSGDAEPGPRALSLQTDYENTDGDQYTVSPLFAPLDVDSERDEFNVEIIDASVPIDGSETLTLEVTNQLDEDVTDIEAMLYTEDPLSSDDDQAFIDSLAANETATVEFTIDASSTAVEKTYPAEVDFQYEDSDGDTQLSDVYTVPVDVTAEERNWIQIALIFGILLVGGGAIALRYFDAIPSLRGS
- a CDS encoding RND family transporter, whose translation is MSTVEDILDRLGTLIVRYPGLIILLFLTLTGVFAVGLVNVEAEEGTEEFAEGVDAYDAGENIDDQFTAPYGEDTNSLQMIHRDENVLTPDGLERNLRVIAQIDDHPGLDVEGVTGVAPGVAQSIDPAAETPQEQHDVLQAAPDSTVERETEELLEETGLDDLLDEDYNPEDQSAAASLTILDISGDTDTIQQYADRVSDSYPGEYMMLSDGLIDEEFDAIIGDSLGLVIPVVVVLILLFLIVAYRDPVDLLLGLTSLAMVIIWTFGFTGLAGVPFSEMMIAIPPLLLAIGVDFGIHAVNRYREERVQDQDIGQSMDAATDQLLVAFFIVAGTTMIGFGANAISDLGPIAEFGLVAAFGVVFTFLIFGIFFPAMKVYLDRLREQYNLPEFGSQPLGSEDSLLGKILPAGAIIGRKAPIALLLVVGLITVGGGIAAVQVDTTFDDDDFLPPEDLPAYVYQFPDPMTPGEYSSTEIINYIEDTFASGDDDQVELYIKGPMHADGSLEQLHRVGENPPSTIITDDEGMADSQSIIDVMHSYADDDPEFANKLEASDTTDSGAPDENVRPLLDDLFASEYGDDAREYVTDDYRYATIQYDVEADADDEEIVEDIQSMAADYPYEATPAGTIVVYQQIGDLIFDSAILGLIIALIATALFLMFIYHVLEGYASIGLANLVPIVVTVVLLVGTMPLIGIPLNAMTATILSITIGVGVAYSVHITHRFIDEYEDDSYEALMTTLRGTGGALTGSMLTTLGGASALILAIIPILGQFGILMSISVLYSFLTAILVLPPTLILWEKVMQ
- a CDS encoding DUF6517 family protein; translated protein: MVSRRQVLGTIGGAALVGTAGCVDFVTGEGLFYESAQATVSEEALNETGYAEDEIDSFGIDESVGAFGISRTVEITNWQAEYERTVDIDGIDSFFEAGSIDEITEAPYSFVAVSTPQVSVFGQELNPVGNMDAAELIDRVEGQYDGIANIEEREEVDATVLDENTTLTRFEAEASVAGIEEFPIIIEITEAVESEDDLVLTVATYPDLEEFGENLVEDNPGAEESATLRGGVEHPQ